A single Phragmites australis chromosome 4, lpPhrAust1.1, whole genome shotgun sequence DNA region contains:
- the LOC133916357 gene encoding thioredoxin-like protein AAED1, chloroplastic isoform X2, whose protein sequence is MAARALHAMPHAAASASPRPAAAPLAPPPTAPCLHARGPRGFQQPARRVRLLRPAAAAAKSEAIGSTAEAPAVEGLTRKLQGVEVFDLSGKAVPIVDLWKDRKAVVAFARHFGCVLCRKRADLLASKQAKAFCEQTKFKGEVYADPNHSSYDALEFAFGLFSTFTPSAGLKIIQLYREGYRQDWELSFEKNTRTKGGWYQGGLLVAGPGIDNIVYIHKDKEAGDDPDTQDVLRACCS, encoded by the exons ATGGCCGCGCGCGCGCTGCACGCCATGCCGcacgccgccgccagcgccagCCCGCGACCGGCCGCGGCGCCCCTAGCCCCACCACCGACCGCCCCGTGCCTCCACGCGAGGGGCCCGCGCGGCTTCCAGCAGCCCGCACGGCGGGTCCGCCTCCTCCGCcctgccgccgcggccgccaaGTCCGAGGCCATCG GGAGCACCGCGGAGGCCCCGGCGGTGGAGGGGCTCACGAGGAAGCTTCAGGGGGTCGAGGTGTTTGACCTGAGCGGTAAGGCCGTGCCCATCGTTGATCTATGGAAGGACAGGAAGGCCGTGGTTGCATTTGCCCGCCATTTCGG GTGCGTGCTGTGCCGGAAGAGAGCCGACCTTCTCGCGTCGAAACAG GCAAAGGCATTTTGTGagcaaaccaaattcaaaggAG AAGTATATGCAGACCCAAATCACTCATCATATGACGCTCTTGAATTTGCATTTGGGTTGTTCTCGACCTTTACACCATCG GCTGGTCTCAAGATAATACAGTTGTACAGGGAGGGATACAGGCAGGACTGGGAACTGTCATTCGAAAAGAACACCAGGACAAAAGGCGGATG gTATCAAGGGGGGCTACTTGTTGCAGGTCCAGGTATCGACAACATCGTGTACATCCACAAG GACAAAGAAGCCGGAGATGACCCTGACACGCAGGATGTCCTGAGAGCTTGCTGTTCCTAG
- the LOC133916357 gene encoding thioredoxin-like protein AAED1, chloroplastic isoform X1 encodes MAARALHAMPHAAASASPRPAAAPLAPPPTAPCLHARGPRGFQQPARRVRLLRPAAAAAKSEAIGSTAEAPAVEGLTRKLQGVEVFDLSGKAVPIVDLWKDRKAVVAFARHFGCVLCRKRADLLASKQDVMQAAGVALVLIGPGTVEQAKAFCEQTKFKGEVYADPNHSSYDALEFAFGLFSTFTPSAGLKIIQLYREGYRQDWELSFEKNTRTKGGWYQGGLLVAGPGIDNIVYIHKDKEAGDDPDTQDVLRACCS; translated from the exons ATGGCCGCGCGCGCGCTGCACGCCATGCCGcacgccgccgccagcgccagCCCGCGACCGGCCGCGGCGCCCCTAGCCCCACCACCGACCGCCCCGTGCCTCCACGCGAGGGGCCCGCGCGGCTTCCAGCAGCCCGCACGGCGGGTCCGCCTCCTCCGCcctgccgccgcggccgccaaGTCCGAGGCCATCG GGAGCACCGCGGAGGCCCCGGCGGTGGAGGGGCTCACGAGGAAGCTTCAGGGGGTCGAGGTGTTTGACCTGAGCGGTAAGGCCGTGCCCATCGTTGATCTATGGAAGGACAGGAAGGCCGTGGTTGCATTTGCCCGCCATTTCGG GTGCGTGCTGTGCCGGAAGAGAGCCGACCTTCTCGCGTCGAAACAG GATGTAATGCAAGCTGCTGGAGTTGCTCTTGTTTTAATTGGACCAGGTACTGTTGAACAG GCAAAGGCATTTTGTGagcaaaccaaattcaaaggAG AAGTATATGCAGACCCAAATCACTCATCATATGACGCTCTTGAATTTGCATTTGGGTTGTTCTCGACCTTTACACCATCG GCTGGTCTCAAGATAATACAGTTGTACAGGGAGGGATACAGGCAGGACTGGGAACTGTCATTCGAAAAGAACACCAGGACAAAAGGCGGATG gTATCAAGGGGGGCTACTTGTTGCAGGTCCAGGTATCGACAACATCGTGTACATCCACAAG GACAAAGAAGCCGGAGATGACCCTGACACGCAGGATGTCCTGAGAGCTTGCTGTTCCTAG
- the LOC133916358 gene encoding large ribosomal subunit protein uL10c-like, whose translation METSFLPTTLPTAKPLPAFRTLSTAASLHPHPRRSTIRAAITRGRKEDTVAAVREQLEGCYLLAGIRYEGLTVKQLQGIRDALPETCRLLVAKNTLVGKAVEGTPWEALKPCMKGMNAWLFVHTEEVPAALKPYRAFQKEERVEETNDFVGAVFEGKFYGPGDFKALETMPSRAEVYAKLLGALQGPATSLVTTLQAPSRDVVAVLSAYVRKLEEEAGAA comes from the coding sequence ATGGAGACCTCCTTCCTCCCCACCACGCTCCCCACCGCGAAGCCCCTCCCCGCGTTCCGAACGCTGTCCACCGCCGCCTCGCTCCATCCCCACCCGCGCCGCTCCACCATCCGCGCGGCCATCACCCGGGGCCGCAAGGAGGACACAGTCGCCGCCGTCCGCGAGCAGCTGGAAGGGTGCTACCTCCTGGCGGGCATCCGGTACGAGGGCCTCACGGTGAAGCAGCTGCAGGGCATCCGCGACGCGCTCCCGGAGACCTGCCGCCTGCTGGTGGCGAAGAACACGCTGGTGGGGAAGGCCGTCGAGGGCACCCCCTGGGAGGCGCTCAAGCCGTGCATGAAGGGCATGAACGCCTGGCTCTTCGTCCACACCGAGGAGGTCCCCGCCGCGCTCAAGCCCTACCGCGCCTTCCAGAAAGAGGAGCGCGTCGAGGAGACCAACGACTTCGTCGGCGCCGTCTTCGAGGGCAAATTCTACGGGCCCGGCGACTTCAAGGCGCTCGAGACCATGCCCAGCCGCGCCGAGGTGTACGCCAAGCTGCTCGGAGCGCTGCAGGGGCCCGCCACATCCCTCGTCACCACGCTGCAGGCGCCCTCCAGGGACGTTGTCGCCGTGCTCTCGGCCTACGTGCGCAAgctcgaggaggaggccggcgctGCATAG
- the LOC133916356 gene encoding mitochondrial hydrolase YKR070W, translating into MRGFRIALTRAARARAELQAAQRRRPSDLAQRFSHSAPAPARPSFGIAFDIDGVILRGRSPIGGSPRAIRRLYSEDGTLKIPFLFLTNGGGVPEHRRALELSELLGVNISPAQVVHGHSPYRELVHSFENDLIVAVGKGEPAVVMSEYGFRKVLSIDEYSSYFRDIDPLAPFKTWKVGQTDSNMSAKVHTSYNVYTERVKGVFVVSDPVDWGRDLQVLCDILSTGGLPGSEKGDQPPLYFAADDLEYQAAFPSERLGMGAFRIALESIFNQVNDNPLKYTSYGKPNPFVFKNAANILEKLVMSMYPNSQTSKEVKDSQFSTIYMIGDNPKVDINGALKAGHPWSSVLTRTGVFRGKDNDPQFLADLVVDTVEDAINYILEKECIR; encoded by the exons ATGAGGGGCTTCCGCATCGCGCTGACCCGCGCGGCGCGTGCGCGGGCGGAGCTCCAGGCCGCGCAGCGCCGTCGGCCGTCGGATCTCGCCCAGCGTTTTTCCCACTCCGCGCCGGCACCGGCGAGGCCGTCCTTCGGCATCGCATTCGACATTGACGGGGTCATCCTGCGCGGCCGCAGCCCGATCGGGGGCTCCCCGCGGGCCATTCGCCGCCTCTACTCCGAAGACG GTACCCTGAAGATTCCGTTTCTGTTTTTGACTAACG GAGGAGGAGTTCCAGAACACAGAAGGGCTCTTGAGCTAAGTGAACTTTTAGGGGTTAATATTTCTCCAGCACAG GTCGTGCATGGCCATTCTCCTTACAGAGAGCTGGTGCATAG TTTTGAAAATGACCTTATTGTTGCTGTTGGAAAAGGAGAGCCTGCAGTAGTGATGTCTGAGTATGGATTTAG AAAGGTTCTATCCATAGATGAATATTCATCATATTTTAGAGATATTGACCCCCTAGCTCCTTTCAAGACTTGGAAAGTTGGGCAAACAGACAGTAACATGTCTGCCAAAGTGCACACATCATACAATGTTTATACAGAGCGAGTTAAAGGAGTGTTTGTTGTCAGTGATCCTGTCGACTGGGGAAGAGATCTGCAG GTACTTTGTGACATTTTGTCAACTGGTGGACTTCCTGGAAGTGAAAAAGGGGACCAACCTCCTTTGTATTTTGCAGCTGATGATCTTGAATACCAG GCTGCATTTCCTTCTGAGCGGCTTGGAATGGGTGCCTTCAGAATAGCACTGGAAAGCATCTTCAATCA AGTAAATGATAATCCACTGAAGTATACATCTTACGGGAAGCCGAATCCATTTGTGTTCAAGAATGCAGCGAACATACTTGAAAAACTTGTTATGAGTATGTATCCAAATTCACAGACATCAAAGGAAGTAAAAGATTCCCAGTTCTCAACTATCTACATGATTGGTGATAATCCCAAAGTTGATATCAATGGAGCTTTGAAG GCTGGCCACCCTTGGTCGTCTGTTCTTACAAGGACAGGTGTTTTTAGGGGAAAGGATAACGATCCACAGTTTCTTGCTGATTTG GTTGTTGATACTGTTGAAGATGCCATTAACTATATTTTGGAGAAGGAATGTATACGGTGA